One window of Rissa tridactyla isolate bRisTri1 chromosome 26, bRisTri1.patW.cur.20221130, whole genome shotgun sequence genomic DNA carries:
- the LOC128901569 gene encoding kallikrein-8-like isoform X2: MKVLLLMLLALVATASRNVLWVIEGTSCDLPWQAALFKGERFICGGTLVDKNWVLTAAHCHVSGFINVRLGGRSHKDSGSTEQRRRSAKVFRYPRYNETNKDGDLMLIKLFLPVHINKEVKPLPLASHCPVPGKTCQISGWGSTTSPEVNFPEDLHCTKVTIVSEEQCRRIYPDSITSNMVCAGESRSRADSCQGDSGGPLMCDGRLQGIVSWGPGICGDPKKPGVYVNLCKYTRWLQDTMRRN; this comes from the exons ATGAAGGTCCTGCTCCTGATGCTCCTGGCGCTGGTAGCCACAG CCTCGAGGAACGTCCTGTGGGTGATTGAGGGGACCTCCTGCGACCTGCCCTGGCAGGCCGCCCTCTTCAAAGGCGAGAGGTTCATCTGCGGGGGGACGTTGGTGGACAAGAACTGGGTGCTGACGGCCGCCCACTGCCACGTCTCGGG CTTCATCAACGTGCGGTTGGGGGGCCGGAGCCACAAGGACTCGGGTAGCACCGAGCAGCGGCGGCGCTCGGCCAAGGTCTTCAGGTACCCGCGCTAcaacgagaccaacaaggatggTGACCTGATGCTCATCAAGTTGTTCCTGCCCGTCCACATCAACAAGGAGGTGAAACCGTTGCCGTTGGCTTCCCACTGTCCCGTGCCCGGCAAGACCTGCCAGATCTCGGGCTGGGGGTCCACCACCAGCCCTGAAG TCAACTTCCCCGAGGACCTTCACTGCACCAAGGTGACCATTGTCTCGGAAGAGCAGTGCCGGCGCATCTACCCCGACTCCATCACCTCCAACATGGTGTGCGCGGGCGAGTCCCGCAGTCGGGCTGACTCCTGCCAG GGTGACTCCGGGGGACCCCTCATGTGCGATGGGCGGCTCCAGGGTATCGTCTCCTGGGGCCCGGGCATCTGCGGGGACCCCAAGAAACCCGGTGTCTACGTCAACCTCTGCAAATACACCCGGTGGCTTCAGGACACCATGAGAAGGAACTGA
- the LOC128901569 gene encoding kallikrein-8-like isoform X1 has product MKVLLLMLLALVATASRNVLWVIEGTSCDLPWQAALFKGERFICGGTLVDKNWVLTAAHCHVSGFINVRLGGRSHKDSGSTEQRRRSAKVFRYPRYNETNKDGDLMLIKLFLPVHINKEVKPLPLASHCPVPGKTCQISGWGSTTSPEGDLVPSIIPTVNFPEDLHCTKVTIVSEEQCRRIYPDSITSNMVCAGESRSRADSCQGDSGGPLMCDGRLQGIVSWGPGICGDPKKPGVYVNLCKYTRWLQDTMRRN; this is encoded by the exons ATGAAGGTCCTGCTCCTGATGCTCCTGGCGCTGGTAGCCACAG CCTCGAGGAACGTCCTGTGGGTGATTGAGGGGACCTCCTGCGACCTGCCCTGGCAGGCCGCCCTCTTCAAAGGCGAGAGGTTCATCTGCGGGGGGACGTTGGTGGACAAGAACTGGGTGCTGACGGCCGCCCACTGCCACGTCTCGGG CTTCATCAACGTGCGGTTGGGGGGCCGGAGCCACAAGGACTCGGGTAGCACCGAGCAGCGGCGGCGCTCGGCCAAGGTCTTCAGGTACCCGCGCTAcaacgagaccaacaaggatggTGACCTGATGCTCATCAAGTTGTTCCTGCCCGTCCACATCAACAAGGAGGTGAAACCGTTGCCGTTGGCTTCCCACTGTCCCGTGCCCGGCAAGACCTGCCAGATCTCGGGCTGGGGGTCCACCACCAGCCCTGAAG gtgACCTCGTGCCCTCCATCATCCCCACAGTCAACTTCCCCGAGGACCTTCACTGCACCAAGGTGACCATTGTCTCGGAAGAGCAGTGCCGGCGCATCTACCCCGACTCCATCACCTCCAACATGGTGTGCGCGGGCGAGTCCCGCAGTCGGGCTGACTCCTGCCAG GGTGACTCCGGGGGACCCCTCATGTGCGATGGGCGGCTCCAGGGTATCGTCTCCTGGGGCCCGGGCATCTGCGGGGACCCCAAGAAACCCGGTGTCTACGTCAACCTCTGCAAATACACCCGGTGGCTTCAGGACACCATGAGAAGGAACTGA